The genomic window CAATCTGTGTCATTGTAGGTTGTTTTGCATCAGTCGTAGCACTGTTTTCAACGATGACTTCAGCCATATTGAACAACAAATATGCTCTTCTCATATGACTAGCTGATGTGATCAAAGTAGCACTAGTAGCCTTATCATTGTTCAAGTCACGAATTGAGAACAATGCATTTTCAACTGTGTTAGTCGACAAGTCTTCTTTTTCGATCCGGTTCTTGTTGATTCCTTTAGAAACTAACCATTTTTGCATAGCTGCAGCTTCAGTGACGCCATCTTGAGGAACACCACCAGAAACCATGATCTTTGACTTAGGATATTTCTTAGCAGCCTTCAAAGTAACGTTCAAACGGTCCAACATCGTTTTTTGCATCTTGCCATCTTTACCCAAAGCATAGCCAAGCACAACAAAGTAATGATGACTATCTTTTGGTAAGTTGCTAGGAACCTTAGTATTGATGTCCAAGTTTTGAATATTATCAGCTTGATGAATGGCATCAGTAAAAGTAGCCGTCTTGGTAGGATTTTGAGCCTCTAATTGACTAATGTTCTCATTATAAGTTTGGTCATCCCCATTAGCGTGAGCAAAAGCAGCCAACTTCAAACGAGCGTTGTAATTCTTAGGATGCACCTTCAAAATATTTTTCCAAATGTCATTAGCTTTAGAATTCTTATCTTCCATCCGATAGGTAGAAGCCAAGTCCATCTGCAAATTAGTATCTTGCGGATCTAATTTAATAGCCTGCTTGAAAAGATGTTCCATGATTCCAAAGTTACTTTTGATAGTAACCCCTTTGAAAATCTTCTTCTCATTTTTCTTAAGCTGACCACCATTCCAATAGTAGTAAATAGCAGTATTAGTCAGATCAGACACACGCTGTTTAGTCGGCATCGTAGATTGAACATTTTGCTCAACCTTCTCAGCTTGCTTTTGAGAAGTAACAGCAGCCTGAACCGGAGCCGGTACAACAAAAGATAAAATAATAGCAGAAAAAAGCAGTTTCTTAGAAAACTTCATAATAACCTCCCCATAATTCCCAAAAATATTATTCCATTAATAAAATAACACTGAAATCACCAACAAATTAAAACGCTTACAAATTTTAAAGAAAATCAAATAAAACCATGACGTATGAAGTTATGGGATACGTAAATTTTCGCTCAAAGGGGGCCTTTAGGGATTCTAATCAAAGGGTAACAAATAATACGAGTGATTCGTGGGAAAGAAACGAACCAGATCCAAAATAATAAAAAGACAAAATAACCAAAATTGGTTACTTTGCCTTCAGCCTGAGACCGTGATAATCACAATCTCCTTTTATTTAGTGTAAATATTTACCCTTATAATCCTATGGTTAACACTGACGTTGTATATACATGGCTATCATCATCCAGCAATAACCAGACGTTGTTACCTATTTGATAGTAGTCTTTTTCTTGATTATCTTTATCAAAACATGTGGCCAGCACATCAGTTTTCCAACTAGAGTCCATAGAAACAAAAGTATTTTTTATAGGAACCATTTCACCATTTTTTAATGAATACACTTGGGCCTTATATCCTCTTACATTAACGTTTGTACCATTCGTATTATTTCCTACCCCAGTATATTTAATTGTTGATGAGACGTTACTGACAGTGTCGAAATTGTTAGTGACGCTTGCAGCGTTAGATAGATTTGGAAATAAAAATGCAAGAAATACTATTAATGCCAAAAATAAACTATATATAATTTTTTTCATATTTTCTCCCCCAAAGAGAACATACAACACTTAATCACGTTAATCAAACTAAAAATCAATAATTTAATGGTAATCTGTTGCAAAATTTGACATTTTTAGAGATCCCTAACATAGTATTTAACCTTAGGTTTTAGAACAAAGAATTTGAACAAGAAATGCGTTAAATATTTTAAAAATAGAGGGGCAAAGTGTTCGGATAAACAAAAAATTTGCGCAATAAACATTCAATATTCAATCCCTCTCTAAAAGCACCCTCTGACAAATAATTACATAGAGACCCCACCAGAAAAAATTCTCAACAAAAACTAGTCGGAGGGATGGGATTGCGTTTGGCCCAAGTAGAGAGATTCCTCTTAGCAATGCGAAGCAGTGCTTAGTGGAAGGTGCAGCTTGAAGATTGGCGCGGTCTTTGCGGTAAGCTCCAAGTGTACCCTCTACGTTCCGGTGCCAATTCAGCAATCCCATCCCTCCGGCGGCAGTGGAACTCCAAACAAAGGAACATACGTCGCCCTTGGCGCGTGCGCCACTGTCTAAAGTGTTGGCTACGCCAACGAACGATCAAGGAAGAAAAAAAGCTGACCAGATTACTCTGGTCAGCTCTATACTGCTTTTAATAACTATTAATTATTTAGCAGCTTTTTCATCACGGCTCTTCAAAAATTCGATAACTTTTTGTGTTTGTGCCTTACGTGTTTCTGTATTAGCGGCATTAACGGGACGGCGGTGACCTGTCATACCTTTATGTGTATTTTGTGACATCTGAAATCCCTCCTCCCTTTCTTTAAATTCTTAATATCAACCATACCATTATAATTGGATACCAAGAATAATTCAACAAGTTTTTTCAGTCAAATATCATTGTAACCATTAACAACCCCATTTGACAACAACTTTTTCAAGGAAGAATTTATTACCACAAATTAATTCTTGATCCGATCAAACCAAGATTGGATATCATCATCAGCCTCCAGACCTTCAACAACATGCAAAGACCCTGCCATATCAGCGAAGTTCCCTTCATATTTATCAAATGAACCCGCGTCCGTATAAAACGGAGCCACAGTCCCTTGGAATCCTTGAATAACTTGTAAAAAGCTATCCACTGGCGAAGATGGGGCATTGCTCCACACTGGACCACCAACTAATATAGTTTGGTAATCATTCAAATTATTGACTTGATCTGTCAATTTAGGCAAATTGTGATCTTTGATCTGCTTAGTTGCAATATCTGAAGTTTCGTACATATCTTGAGAAAAAGTACCTTCGGGCACCTTGATCTCAAAAATATCTGAATCTCCGATCACCACTGCTATTTTTTCAGCTAATCTCTTTGTACTACCTGACCACGAATAATATGCAATCAATGTTTTTTTAGACATATCAAAGTCCCCCTTGTTACTTACAGGAGAAACTTTACACCTTACAGTGGACTTTAAGGCAAATCATTTTTAAAAAATTATTTCTCGCTTTGGTCTCCGCCCTTGTCCTTAACTCTAAAGGCAATGATAAATCCAAGGATAGCGAGAACTAGTGTGAATGTGAATCCATAATGTGCACCATTAGTAAATGCTAGTGCTTCTGAATGACCGCCATTAGCTAAATAATTAGCTTGACCGGTACTCAAAAGAATCGTGGCAATACCGGTAGCAACGGCTCCGATAACTTGTTGGAACGTGTTGATAATGGCAGAACCATCGGCTGATTGATATTCATCAAGTGAATTCAATCCATAAGTCTGTGATGGTGACATAGCCATTGGTACACCGATCATCAAAATGATGTGAGCGGCAATAATGTATCCCAGTGAACTGTGAACGCCACTGAAAATCAACATCAATGAACCAATTACAGAAATCAAAAATCCTAAACGAGACATGATTTTTGCACCAATGTGGTCATAGGCACGACCGGCGACAAATGATGTTACCGCGTTGATAACGCCACCTGGCAACATAACGACACCAGTCAAAGCAACGGCCACGCCTAGTCCATTTTGCAAGTACATTGGCAACAAATACATTGCTGAAAGTGTGATACCAAAATCAATCATTACTAGAATCGAACCAGTTACAAATCTTGGAGTTTTCAAAACTTTGAAATCCAAAGTTGGAGTTTCAGCATGCAATTGCTGTCTGATATAAATCACTAAGAAAATCAAACCAATTACCAATGCAACAATTGCGATTGGCAGATTTTTACTCAAGAAACTAATTCCGAATACGATCAGACCAAAACTAATAGTTGATAGACAAATTGCTAACCAATCAACTTTTGGCTTAGTAACTTCGAAAACCTTCGTCAGATTTTTTTCCATGAATGCCAAGGCAATCAATAAGAAAATAATGAATGACCAAAAGATCCAGCGCCATGATAAAGCACCCAACAAGATACCAGCTAAAGTAGGTCCGATGGCAGGTGCAAACATGATAACTAATGCGGCTACACCCAGGGCAGCGCCTAGTTTATTTGGTGGGAAGGTCCGCATGGCAATCGAGAACATTAGCGGCAAAATAATTCCGGTACCGATACCTTGAATCATTCGACCCGCTAGAAGCATGCCGAAATCTACGGCCAATGCAGAAATAATTGAACCAACGATAAAAATCAATAGTCCAAAACGGACCAAGCCACGAGTTGAAAAATGTTTCGTCAGTAAGCTTGAAAGTGGCAAGACAATCGCAATTACTAGCATGTAGCCAGTAACTAGCCACTGAGCAGTGCCAGTTTCAATTGAAAAAGCCTTCATGATAGATGGCAAAGCGATATTTAGTGATGTTTCACTTAACATACCGACAAATCCACCGATCAGAACACCCATTAATGCTAAATAAGGATGTTGTAAATTTGTTTTAATTTCTTTTTTATTAGTAGAACTCATCTAAATCCCCCAATTCGTTACAACGGTTGATTAATATAACAGAAAAAAATTTTTTTCGTAAGTTAAATTTTCCTTAACAACAAAATATTGTGTTTTGAGAACAAAAAAATACCATTCGCTTTCACGAATGGCAAAATTTAAATCTATATTAATACCAAGCTGGCTTGTCGCCATCTGTATTTGGCTTATTAACACCAATTGATTCTTTACTGAATTTATCAGGTACTTGTGCGATGTCAACAACGATTTGAGCGATTGACTTTCTTGATACTTCTGTACCCTTGAAAGTTTCACCCTTTTGAGTTGTTTCGTAATCTACTTCATCCTTGTTAGTTAACCATGCTGGACGGATAACTGTGTAATCCAAATCAGAATCTTCAATTACTTTAGCAGCAGCTGCGTAGTTTGTGATGTAGCTACCTAAAGTCTTGTTGTTCCATTCTCCGAACTTGCCAGGTACTTCATCGTAAATACCTAGAGTTGAGATCCAAACTAGGCGTTTTACGCCTGCTTGATCCATTGCCTTAACGACGTCTTGAGCTTGTTCTTCGATATTGCCACCAGCTAAGTTAGCATAAACCATATCGATGTCTTTCATTGAATCAACTAATTTTTCTACATCGGTCGTGTCACCATCAATTAGTTCGATTCTGTCTTCAAATGCAGCAGCCTTGTCGCGTAATCTGTCTGAACGTCTAAGATACAACTTCAAGTTGTCCCCTGTTGAATCTAAAAAGATATTTTCAGCCAATTTTGCGATTTGGCCGTTTGCGCCTAAAACTAAAATGTTTGCCATATTCAGAATCTCCCGTCTTTATTTGTCTACTATCAATATAAGGTAGCGCATACATAAATTCAAAAATTGTTTCTCGTTTTAATCGAGATACACATATTATTACAAGTTTAATGTTTACAATAACAATATATTAGAAATTGACACTTTGTTGCAGAGCATTCTCTAGACTTGGTCCATATCCTTCGCCAAATAGATTAACATGCGCCAATAAATAATAGCTTTGATACCAAGAAATGCGTTTTTGCCAACCATCGGCAAGTGGATAGACACTTTGATAGCCATCATAAAATTCCTGATTGAAGCCGCCAAACAGCATCGTCATTGCAATATCCATTTCGCGATTGCCAAAAAATACATCTGGATCAAATAAAATCGGTTGATGATCGATCGTAAATCCGACGTTGCCATTCCAGAGGTCGCCATGCATTAAACTAGGTTTCACCGGATTATCTTGATAATATTCCAAAATCAAAGTCTTTAGTTGGTTCATTAAATTGTCGCGGTAGTCATTCCAATAGCCCTTTTGTTGGACTAGTTTTTCCAGGACTTCCAATCTTTGATGAACGTAAAAGTTTCCCCAATTAGATTGCCAGTCATTAATTTTAGGATTTTTGGCATTCAAAATATTGTGATCCAGACCAAATTTATCTGCATGCTTTTGATGCATTTTAGCAACTAATTGTCCCAAATCGTATTGCGAGCCCTGTCCAAATTCGACATATTCCAAAATCAAATATCCATTACCCTTAAATGTTCCCGCTCGAATCGCCTGAGGAGCGCGAGCAACCGAATTGATCAAGTTTAACCCTTCGACTTCATGATCGAAAAAACTAGCGTCATTGTCAGGTTGCACTTTCAAAAAATAATTTCCAGAATCAGATGTGACTTTAAATGCTAAGTTAATATCGCCACCAGAAACTGGTTCAACATTTTTGATATTACCGAGTTTTAATTCTGTATACCATTCTTTGTCAATAAGCATTTCAGTCATCCTTTCGCATATTTCCATATTAGCATGATATAATTTTAAGTGGAAACATAATGGGGCATCAAGGGAGGATACACCTATGTCGAGCAATATCGCTCATTTGATAAAAGTGGCTTCGAATGAGATTTCTCGCAGTGTGAATAATTTTGCATCTGATTATGATTTAACTGGAACGCAGGTCCAAATCATCGATTTTTTGACTAGCATTCCAGAGAATGAAGATGTTTTTCAAAAAGATATTGAGGCTGAATTTAACATTCGCCGCTCTACGGCAACTAATATCCTCAAGATCATGGAGAAAAAGGAATTAATCAAACGTGAATCCGTCGAATCTGATTCAAGGTTGAAAAAGATCATCGTTTTGGATAAGGCTAGAAAGCTTCAAACCAATATTGATGATTTTATGAAACAAAACGATCAACGCATCTTATCTAGTTTGGGTGCGTTTGAGCGTCGAGGATTTTTACATGCGTTACAGAAATTACCAGAAAAACTACAAGATATCGAGCAAAGCGAGGTAGATAAACAATGAAAAAAGTTATTATGGATTGCGATCCCGGAATTGATGACGCAATTGCGTTGACCGTGCTATTGGCACATCCTGAGATTGCTGATGTGATTGGAGTTACTACCGTAGGGGGAAATGTAACTTTAAATTACGTTACGCAAAATGCTAAGAAATTGTTGACCTTCTTAGGTTCTCATGCCGAATTAGCTTCTGGACAAGCTGAGCCATTAGTTAAAGAAATCGAAACTGCTGGCGAGATCCACGGAAAGACAGGTATGGAAGGCTACGAATTTCCAAAGGACAGCCTTGACTATCCATTAACTAGTGAAAATGCTGTGACATTTATTCATGACAAATTAGTTAATAGCGATGAACCAGTTGACATTATCGCCACTGCTCCACTAACTAACATCGCCCTTTTGCTAAAGACTTTCCCAGAAGTTAAGCCAAAGATCGACCATATCTATATTATGGGTGGATCAACTCTTCAAGGAAATATCACTTTAGCTGCTGAATTCAACGCTTATGTTGATCCGGAAGCTGCTAAGATTGTCTTCGACTCTGGTGTCGACATTACCTTGTCAGGTTTGAATTTGACTGAAAACAAGGCCTATATGACAATGGATGAAATTGGTTCGATCAAACACCTTGGCAAGGTCGGCGTCATGGCTAGTTCAATTTTGGACTTCTACGCCAATGCTGAACTTGAAAAGGGTATGACTAAGATTCCAATTCATGATGCTTGTGCCGTTATCAGTATGTTAAAACCTGAATTATTCACTAAGAGCAACGACTACTCGATCGATGTCGGTTTAACAAACGATCAATTCAGAGGTATGACTTATCCAGATAGAAGAGTCTATGCTGAAGAACACAATAAGATCAAAGTTCTTGAAGACGTTGACCGTGAGGCATTCGTTCAATACTTACTAGATGCAATCAAGAGTTACGATAAATAGTTTATGAGCACGTCTGCTGAGGACGTGCTTTTTTGATGTTTTCTTCCATGATCCTTAAATTTACAATTAACTTTATACAAAAAAATTAATATGTACTATAATTAAGCTAACTAGATTTAGGGGGATTACTTAAATGAAGAAATTGAGATCAATTGCAGTCTTAGCTGCCGCAGCATTTATGCTTACACCGCTTTTTTTAACTACAAATGCACAGGCTTCGACTGAAGATGAATTTCCACTTAGACTCACAAACACAACTAATCAAACACAAGTTAACAAAAATGTCTCAACTTATAACATTTCCGACATTACTCGAAACGAACATTTTGATAAAAATAACCTCAGTTACTACATAACTCCAGGAACTGCAATCGGCGTTCAAAGAGATATCCGTGCCGGTGCTTTAACTTGGAATATGGCTACCAAAGTGAAGTTTACTGAGACTAAAACTAAAAATTCTGCAGATATTGTCTTCACAAATAATGGAACTACTAGTGCAGAAAATGGTTTAACTACTAACACCATCAATCGTTCACGTGGATACATCGAAGTTTTATCTTCAAAAATCGATCTTTCCAAAAATACGATCCCTCAAACCACTTTATCTACCATGGGTAAACGAGTTGTTGAACATGAACTAGGTCACGCCTTAGGCTTGAAAGATTCATATTCAGACCAAAACGGAACCATCATGTGGTACAAGACGCCAAACACTGACGTGACACCAAAAGACGTACAAGCAATCAATGTATATTACAAATAATTAACGCAAAAAAGGGAACCAATTCAAAATACGAATTGGTTCCCTTTTTGCGTTAATGCTCAAGCTCTGACCATGTTTTGTCACACGCTCGCTTTTAGTCCATTCCCAACAAGAAAAATCTAACTTTTGGTATTTTGCTAATGATAAATCCGAACAGCAAACAAATTGCTGTTGTGATCAAAAATACTAAGAAAGCATTCGTGATCTTAAAAATTTGTTCCGTCAATTGAATTACTAATCCGTGAGTTAAGTAAACTCCGTACGTCAATGTCGATATTTCAGCGACGTAATGGCGCGTGATTCGATTGATTGGATGCTTCATCGAAAATTTACGGACCATCAAGAAGATCTCCATTGCCAAAATAACTGCCACGATCGATGTGTATCCAATCACTGGAAACTTCCAATGAAATGCCACGTTTTCGATATTTACTACGATCGTAATTGCTAATAATAATATTGTCGCTGCAAAGTCTTCCCAAAAAGTATTAGCTTTGACTTGAATTTTTGACAGCCGATATCCTAACAAGAAATATCCAAAGGTTTGTCCTAAAAATATCATGTTGCTGTTAGGGATATACGTGAAATAAATTCCATATTTGTGTGGCAAAACTTCCACTAAAAACGGAAATAGAATATTGGTAACAAACCAAACTGCCAAAATATAATCGATCAATTTATTACTGGCGTTATCAACAAACGCTTTGATCATCGGCGAAATCAGATAAAATCCAATCAATGGGTACAGGAACCAAAATGGAATAATTGGGAACTGATGATATATCAACAATAGCTTGTTAAACCATGTTCCTACTTTAAATTGCCCCGCAACTTGCATCAAAACGCCCACCGTTATAGCGGACCAAATAATAAACGGTACAACTATTTTGACCAACCGATGCGTCCACAGATATTTAATATCATTCGTGTGTCGACTCGACAAAATCAAAGCCCCGCTGACCATGTAAAAAATCCCCACAGCTGGCGATACTAGTCCGATCAAAACATTCGATATATGCCACTGCAACGACAAAACGTGGTCATTTAAAGTCTCCGCTAATGAATGAGACATGACCACGCCAAGCATTGCAGTGATTTTTAAATAATCAATGTATACTATCCTTTTACTACCCATAAAATCTCCTAAACAAAGTCCACGTAATCCATTCATATATGATTTACTTTTTTACATTGTACAAAAATTTTAACAGTGATTTAGAGTTTTTGAGTTATTTGTAAACGAAATTTAAAAGTTAAAGTTAAAAAAAGGTGGCTAATTCTGATATGAATTAGCTACCTTTTTATGTATGCATCTAACGTTCTCACGTTTTTAAACTGTATGTGCTGAAGAATCTCCACCTTTGACGTTTAAGCCAGAAGGCATATCTTTTTCAGGCAAATTGTCTGCTAGTACTTGATCATGAGCTCTTGTTCCAGCGTAAACATCGTCTTTAAGTGCATTCTTGTGGTACTTAACGATTCTATATACATGTAATACTAGAACTGCAACGTTAGCTAACAATGCAATCAAGCTGACTGTGAACAAGGCTGCATTTGAGTGAGTACTCTGAACTGAGAATTGTGAATTAGTAACAAATGCAGGAACGCTCATTGTGAACATCATCCAAAATGCTAGAGTTTGAGCACGAGCCTGAAGCCATGAACCTTTCTTGATGAAGAAGGCTGCAAAAGTACATGACAATAGTAAGGCTGCACCAGCGTAGAATGAATGGTCACCAACACAGTTGTAAACATAGGCAAAGTTCCAAAGATCGTAAGCAATGATCCATGGCCAGATCTGGTCTGCCCAGATCATATCTTTTTGCTTGTCACGACTGATAATAATTCCGAACCAACCAGTGATCGTAATAATATTGATGATACCAGCGATACCGTTCATGATGTTCCAAGCGCCACCATTCATGAAGACGCCATCGACCATACCGTGCATGCCGTAAACTTGGAAGTCACGAATGACAGCTTCCATAATGTTTACCGACAAAATAATTGGTGGGAACAACAATGCCCACTTATTGGTGCTGAGTTTTTTGATAAATCTTAGAGCCATAAAGCCCAAACACCCAGCTAAAGCTGAATAAACTTTGACCCAGTGGAACCAAGTACCTGTACTGCTTCCGGCTCCTGCTGTCGTTGGCCAAACGAATATTGTTAACAAGATCGGCACAACTACGAATAAAGCTAGTCCGACCCATTTATTTGCACGGGCAGCTTCGTTTAATAACATTAATGCCGCAATAATTGCGATCCACATTAACCAATCTGCCCCTGAAATGCTTTGAAATAAGAACATTATAAACACCTCCAGAAAGGTTTGTTAATCTTTTAACAATTTCATTGTAACCGCTTTCCGGAGTTATTCATATGGACAATCCGGCACGTTTATCCAAATTACTCTTGATTATGTTCCACAACGTTGTCGATCGAACCGCAAAGCATCCGATTCATGCGTTCGCAAAATTCGTCTTTTGATTCATTCATATTGGAAGTTAACCACTGGATCAATTGACTGCTCAGTGCTAATCCATAAAAATTACCGATCTCATCGCGTAACTTATCGTCGCACTCAGGATGCAAGTCCATCACCACGCCAGTCACCATATCGAAGGCAACGCTGTATAAGAAATGTTCCAGCAATCCCCGATTAACTGATCTAAAAGTATTCAAGCAAAATTTGCGATTGTCATCGATGTAATCTAACAGCAATTTCAAACCATCTAGCCAATTTTGCTGTTTCTTATAAGCTTCAAGCTGCGTCACGATTTCATCTGCATAAATGTATTCCAGCAATTGATTAATGTCGTCAAAATGATAGTAAAAAGTATTTCTAGCAACATTGCCGGCACTGGTCAATTGATTGATCGTAATTTTATCCACAGGTACAGTCTGCATAACTTTTTTCAAAGTTGATGCTAAATGTTTCTTCGTATCCACAGTATCGCCTCCTATTTATGATAAGTACGATGGTTGATGATCATAAATGAACGATAAATTTGCTCTGTAAGGACTAATCTCATTAATTGGTGCGGTAAGGTGAACTTTCCGAAACAAATGCTGTAATCGGCTCTTTTTTTGACCTCAGGACTAACTCCCAATGATCCACCGATTACCAACGTAATGTCGCTAGTTCCATATGTGGATAAGTCGTCGATTTTTTTCGCCAATTCTTCTGAAGTGAGCTCTTTACCCTTGAGGTCGAGCAAAATAACGTATTCTTTATCCTTGATCTTACTGAGGATTCTTTCCCCCTCAACCTCTTTGACATGTTGATCTTGAGCCTCACTCAAATTTTCCGGAGCCTTTTCATCCGGACATTCAATAATCTCAAACTTGCAAAAAGCACTCAAACGCTTGGCATACTCTGCTATACCAGCCTTAAGATACTTCTCTTTTAATTTACCTACAGTAACAAACTTTATATTCATAATAATCTCCTTACATACATAATATATAACTATCCACAACAAGCCAAATGCAAAACTAAATCCGAAAAATTTGTCCACCTGACTTATCCACACTGGATAAATTGTTTGTGTATTTCTGTGGAACGTTTTAAACGTTGTTATATCAGCACTTACAGAAGTTAAAAATGTTAGTTTTTTTAGTTATCCACATTCAGTTTGTGGATTGTGGATAACTTTTTCTACAGCGACATTTCTAAGATTTATCCACTTATCCACAAGTTATTCACAGGTGTGGATATTTTCTTTTTATTCAGTTTCAGAAAACACGAAAAATATACTTACATTTAACATTAATTGTTCAAAAAAAAACGTGAAACCATAAATTAATGGTTTCACGTTGTCATTTTATTCAGTTGTTTTTTGTGTTAAATGAACTTTTACTGTTTGAAGCTTACCATCTCGGTAGAATTGCAACGATGCTGTATCGCCA from Companilactobacillus sp. includes these protein-coding regions:
- a CDS encoding TetR/AcrR family transcriptional regulator, with protein sequence MDTKKHLASTLKKVMQTVPVDKITINQLTSAGNVARNTFYYHFDDINQLLEYIYADEIVTQLEAYKKQQNWLDGLKLLLDYIDDNRKFCLNTFRSVNRGLLEHFLYSVAFDMVTGVVMDLHPECDDKLRDEIGNFYGLALSSQLIQWLTSNMNESKDEFCERMNRMLCGSIDNVVEHNQE
- the rlmH gene encoding 23S rRNA (pseudouridine(1915)-N(3))-methyltransferase RlmH, with protein sequence MNIKFVTVGKLKEKYLKAGIAEYAKRLSAFCKFEIIECPDEKAPENLSEAQDQHVKEVEGERILSKIKDKEYVILLDLKGKELTSEELAKKIDDLSTYGTSDITLVIGGSLGVSPEVKKRADYSICFGKFTLPHQLMRLVLTEQIYRSFMIINHRTYHK